The following nucleotide sequence is from Aedes aegypti strain LVP_AGWG chromosome 3, AaegL5.0 Primary Assembly, whole genome shotgun sequence.
gaaaccttgattcccctaatgaagttcaagatctcctgcctaaatcacccaaattcggaacaactcaGTGGTcagaccacgataggcggcactctttgcttcctcacttgaatcaaagagcctgggctagaggctgcttcgatttggggttcggaaaatttgtctagagcatcgaactcatttcgatacaattattcatttcacccttggaagaaagttcgcattctggagaaacgtcctttcttccattcttgccacgtttagtgacagttttaaatcccacttttttggaaggaagttgtgaattcagagattcacctttccttttgtttgttgttgataccatgtttaatgaataaacgaaagaagacgtgacctttgagaggttttttcccaagacggtgcccaagaaggattaccaccgctagctttcgccaaagggtccaacgaaaaatcgaaggcacgggtccaaacaaggatcgtaaagggatcaatagtagaaaaatagtactgaaaagtactgaaacggtacttttcagtgctactaaccgttttaaattttagcactgaaaagtactgttttattgctttaggtagtttttaagaaaacttccaagagcagagagaattcgtgtacgcacatcacgaaggtacgatgcgcactgaaatgTTCAACTCTCAATAGCTAGAAGCCCCTGGGGTGAGACTAAAAGGTAAGTCGCATGCTTCTTCTTATTAGTCGACCAAAACTAGAACTTACAGTCTTCGTTTCCGAggctgactgccaaagcagctgctgggctgcatcacagtggtttaaattcaactgttttacttccgttttggctgctttgatactccgcttgtgcctggacatttgggtccacccgttaagtgtccgttgtctgtactgtcgacacatattaggctcgcttgccctatggcctttggtgccgcattttctgcacaggTTACTTCTGTCGGAACCGTTGCATTTCCACGTCCTATGGATCAGCCTACTTTGAGTATGCCCacgttcttcgctttgttggcctctgcaacCGACGGCCTGATcaccgccacctgggtgcccagAAGGCCCTGATGAAAAGGCAACTCGCGCTAGTGAACAAAAAACTTTCGAACTCTGTTATCAGCTAAAGTCGTATCATTTGCAGACGGTGACGAAGAAAACTGATAAACCGATCATTGTGGAGCCCTCAAAACTCTACAAGTGTTCTTGAAAACATGGGGCTTATTAAGATAGCGAATCACGCTACCCTTACCTTCCCAATAATATTTCGGCTAATCCGCAGTCGAAAGCGATAACACGTTCCATCCTCAAACACACGGTGCAATTAATCCAAGCATTGATTAGTTATCTCCTTACATTTTAGGGGGCTCATACATTTCAACCTGTACGTCACAAACTAGGTTTAATCTGCAAGGGCTGGCGCTATAAATGATGCATATTTCAGCTAGCTACCCTACAGTCCGTGAATAACCGTTAAGATATGCTGAAACTAACTATCGCGTTGGTGGCTCTATTTGCTGTAACAGCACACTGCCGAATAATTCCAAACACGCCTGATAATGGTATTAAACGAGTATTTTCTTCTAATTAGTAACGAATAATCAACAGAATCGAAACGAATTTCAGTGCGAAGGCTAGAACATTTGAAACCGGATGAACTGGCGGAAGAGCTAAGCGGTCAGTTTGAGGGTGACATTCTTTTGGACGAACTGCAGCAAACGGAACTTCGCAAGCGCACCGGAGTGGTGCTGCCACAGTCCTTGTGGCCAAGCGGAGTTGTAAACTACGAAATTGTGGAAGCCGATTTCGGTGAGTCGGAGCGGAGAATTGTCGTTGAGTAATATATCATAGATGCACATTTTCGTAGACACGGCGCAGCTGATCGCCATTGACGATGCCATCAAAGACATCGAACGGATCAGCTGTGTGCGCTTCGTTCCCCGTACGGCATCTACGGTGGACTACGTTCGTATCACCGGAAGCGACTCGGGCTGCTTTTCGTACGTTGGTCGTCGTTCCGGGGCGCAGCAGTTGAACTTGGAACCGGCCAGTCCCGGAACGGGTTGCTTCCGGCATGGAACGATCCTTCACGAGCTGATCCATACGTTGGGGTTCTATCACATGCACAGTGCCAGCGATCGCGATCAGTTCGTGACTATTCAGTGGCAGAACGTGCGGGAAGGGGCGGAGGCGAACTTCCAACACTACGGCACGGATAAAATCACGGATTTCGGTATGGGCTATGACTATGGTAGCATCATGCACTACAGTGCCACGGCATTCAGCAAAAACGGCCAAAGGACGATCAGCCCTAAGGTGAGCAGCGCCTCGATCGGCCAGCGGTTTTGGATGAGCGAAAATGACATCTGGCGGATTTGGAAGATGTACGGGTGCTCGTGAAGGTTATTTTCCGTTATGTAGAGAATTAAGCAACTTTAGGACATTTAAGATCACTATAATTTTTCAACACCCATTTGTATCAATCAATTCCCTTAATGcaacaactagataactcgaaagttcaaattttgggatGTGCAACTCTGAAAATATGACCGTGATATATGACAATAGCATGATATATGATAataggggtaccgggggcagtatggacacccggggcagaatggacaccccctgtatctttgcataggcgaatacttttacacttttaatgcaaacaatatttcagttgcctATCGGAAGAGTAAACTATCcattaaaatttcagaaaaaatgtccaaaacattgattttaaatcgaaaaattgagcatgattttatttggttcgaaaattataacattcacacctcactaaataaggtttcagaagcaaatgactgcaagttgaccgataatgtagctcttgattgaatcttcaattatttatgcaatattcaaaaataaagtagatttttttctggtactttaagacattgaaaaacttatatggaaatttcttatactgttggggcaatatggacaccgggTGGCAAAGTAGAGCTGGCACTTCAAAGAGGAAGAAATATAGCTTCAacacaaaattatccaaaaatatgtAGCATTCAATGCAATAATTATGAAGTGGAAccacaaatcggttgaaaatcgtcaattcttgattaaaactaacctggaggcaatattgaaagcatctctacgaaaaatgtcgtaaattgattttaatcatattttcagTGGCACAGTGACCCGTCACTATGGTTTCCTGAATATGCACTTCATTTTCCGAGGTTTTGAGAACGATCGCAGGACATTTTTCCTATAAACATtgaggtgtccatactgccccatgggggtgtccactttgccccgctagcttgatggcgactaccaaatataagctttttttaaacctttttttgaaaacaaaatattttttttcctgattatgtaaccatgtttaacaaatgctcaAGAACTTTAAAAAGCAGACTGCACataaaaaacagtataatattcatgtttttacagtcaaaataggcaaattccttagggtgtccatactgccccgtgtccccctagcagaaaatattattgaaaaataaactttgacaTGTGTGTTTTGAATGATACGAATATGAGCTggggatattttgcagatcctattaagaatattgttttgacgtattgaagtcaaaaatttcaaatttcgaggtgtccagttgtagcatcaaggagACGAATTGTTACATAAGaaacaataataattattttaattgttgTACGAGACTGatctgtttgaaaaaaaataaataaattggagACCATCCATAAAATCATtatattttgagaattttttaatCAACCTACTTGAGGCAATTTCCGTGTTGAATGACCACACGGATCGTTATAATGCCCATTTTATccaatttacccatttttataaggtttttgataggatttCTCACACGGATAGTTATCATGCTCATTTCATCCAAATTCCCCATTTTATCAGCTTTGTTCATGTGATTTATCAAATGATACGCAGGAAATCCATTTATCAGCTATTGACATAACGTTTTCTAAGCGGTAATAGCCAAGAGATGGAAGTGCATGAATTGAAACTGACCGCACAGATCAGTATCAAGCTCGTTTTACCCAAATTCCCCAATTTATCAGATTTTTGATAGGATTTTTCATATTATAAGCGGAAAAACTGTTTaagaattattgaaataatatttcctTAGCGATAACGGTCAATCGTTAGAAAGTTCCCCGCGTTGGTCGATCGTCATGTTATCCAGGTTCGCTCAGAAGAGGGTCAGTTGTCAGTCCGCTTTCAGACGGCCATGGTGTTGGACGGGTGGAGCTCGTGTAGTTTTCAAGCGGACTGACGAAGAGTTTTTTGTTGGGGGAGGGGCTGGGAATAAAATCCATGACGATCGAACTTATGAAGCgaacgtgtagccaactacgccacgttGCTCCCCAACATAAATTTCTTATCGAGGTATACATGCCAATAAATGCGTTCCAAATTAATGAGTATTTTTTCTTCACAAACATTTAATAAAACAAGTAACATTCAAGCCGCAGCGTCATTTATTCAAAAActcgttttatattttttttatcaagattTTGTTCAGCTCGATCTACATTGAACACTATTATCTGCTGTTTTGCATTCACGGGAACACCAGACATAAAAATAACATCAGTCGaaaatattccaccattctccaTTCCGAACAGGGAATCACTCTGAATACGGCAAATAATGTTGGTGCCACAAGATTTGGCAGTTTGTCAAGCGGTTGTAGGAACACAGAGtagtttgactaacttgggggcggagtcaatgttagtcaaactctgagagagaggagacagctggcttatgcagcccacagacgctcagacggtttgaccaactttGACTCCGCCTTTTCATGTCGTCTTTTTAATATCCATCTAGGAAACCAGTAGAGATGAGTACATGAATAGCTTCCAGAGTTTTTCTAGGCGCATCCAgacatttttacaaatattatcccaaaaaatatctcaaaaactttctgtatatatattttttttttttgtagaactgattgtaccccgtttggcataaagtcgtttggcataaagtcgtttggcataatggtcgtttggcataatggccatttggcataatggccgtttggcataatgattgacttaagaTAAATATCGGCTTTTTTTAGCTTTTACctagatcaacaccaccgaccCATAGCAAAACATTTTGGTAAGTTCTAAATAAGCGTGATGtgcgttcagagattttccaagcaaagaaattcaaaaattgttgtgacattagagagcattactaaataaaactagtGACGgctctctacatctcagaacatacagtatctttgagctttttgagatattaatatttgaaaacagtgaattggcaaagaaagttcgcagttattcatcaagggaacgctcatagaatatttcgcagcacatcaagctctgtcccagtttagacgtaacactcgatgaaaaatatttgataatagaatggatttttctttggtaaaatatcaaaacatctAATCCAAAGctctatcaatgcgacttaaGGCAAAAATAGcgtatatacgagagcagataatttttcgtttaaaatgtttcagggctctaacgcaaaaaaatattttcacagcgtagctcaaatgaacaacacatctttaaaacaaaatatttttggcaaaacttttcaacggttcaatataaattctaatttaggaagtgtacatcaaaaacaccgtccttaatcgagagaagggaaaatttgtgatcgaAACAATATTTGTTCAGCATATCTCGGAGGGatatcacgcgtttgccccaaaaaaagtatatgttgaatattggcaggttctaaagtaattatcattctatcaacacatctggcaagaattaaaacggcaaaatataaaaatggttaacatttagctataccaaataataaatttaaaaaccaatatatataaagaacagcctatttttaaaagaaggcaaaatttataatttaaccaatagaagaatggacgccaaaaaataTTGCGGAATAACAAAacgaaaatacataaaaaattggttcagaatcatcgaagtgattcccagacaaccagaaatcacaTGAAAGtgcacgttacaactcgtttattcattctaattacatcaaactcgcacaacaccgtggataaactcgtcagattgatgagtttcctcgcataaaacacttcttttctgagttcatttgtacattttttttcgtctcgtacactcgtacaaagtaagtcgaatcaatccgtagcagctgtcaaatcaacatttgttatcataagttaagtcgcataagatcacaggttagttcggtagaatatttatacactcgcattgtatgttattattcatcacataatatatgcacgcatatcgcctccacttttgtacgtagaaggccttttcgcgacatcttataagtgaaattttgcacatataaagcctccaggtgatttcgttaggctattaattttcttttatgtcacccccccccccctcttcaaaaatccgaaaattttgaaggagagaaaaaaaaagattcatcatttttttgacatcagctaggtatattcattttttttaagtaaaaaaataattaaaataatgatccagaggacgtttGATAAAAGTTCAACagttatcgttaaaaataaaaatttgaaaaaataactttttttttatttttatttttttgttccttatttatttttatccccccccctcgtaccttccaagtggtctcggacataaaagaaatttaatatttgtatcagccttatacgtacattttggttgtctgggttgtgctacttttccccgaatgactggtttcctcgaaaagtggtgacaagaaagaacgataaacagttaAAAGATAGAAGTATTCCGTCATTCTCGGCTAttcacatgttggcaaaaatgctgaggacggtaaaactaaaaaaaaaaccgacaattaaataaagaagggtgcatattagatggtcagttcgtaaACCATCCTGAAAAGCATAAAGTTAggataattatgagtgccaaaaacttttcggggaagtaggCTAGTCGGggaacgggatattcggggaactggcattcggggaactggcgttcagggaaacgacattcggggaaccgacattaggggaaaagtagcacaacccatcgaagtgattgcagtaatcgatttctcttttcgttgataatttgagcagatcaatgttaacgattgccgcccttttgccagttggaaacaaaaaaaatcctttcaaaatatagctccaaaaaacagcctatgcataaaacaaagagaaatttattgaaattttaaatcaacagttttcatcaGATCAATTAAAAGaaaggtaaatttgtgctaaatatataaaaatcttcagtgcaaaaatttgatccaatagcgaaactcaaaagaagaattaatatttgaaagaagggtattttatggataaataattaaatactattggcaataactttcctaacatggttaaatttattcaagagcgaatgattgttgaataaagtgtcattttgcatcaattgactccaaaaccaACCTGATGTCTTCAGAAAGATTCCATAGAAACGTAAaacgaaacattgagaaattcttggttccagattaattatgccaaacgactattatgccaaacgactattatgccaaacgactttatgacaaatgaccattatgccaaacgactttatgccaaatgacctaccaccgtagAACATTGAACCTGAAATCATCCTTCTTCGAGAGATTTCTTGTGAAACCCACtcatttcttcaaaatgtttcTATGGGCAATattgtacagtcgactctccacatctcgatgttctatatctcgatatctctccttatgtcgatgatttcctcggtcccttcattctgcatataaGTGTTCTCAccatatctccatatctcgatgtggttttgttgatttttcgttcccgattttctctccacATGACGATAAGCACTATATCAAAAAATACTGAGGAGCATGAaatgacgtctgcttgtttataATAATaacacctgggagggagaaaccgatacgaaatttatgtgtcacagtgagccgagattctgctgtcacacactcaaaataatccaaacgtcattgttacgtgaaaacatacgtggtttttttccatcgcactttccacgtagctcttatgtgaatcataggtagcccagaatgaatgcatgaacttttgaacttcgtccatttcaccggcgctacacgtaagagctacgtggatttttcggtagcctttacgaagcgtttcaataggacctagatggttttgcattaaatttaactgtaataaagaccaatcttatttctaataagctttggaagaaaaataattctcaattggaaattgaaaacaaacttaaaagattgtgatatttttattgtcaatctgagcattttgaatcctgtttccccaattttgtgagtttggtctgtcttgttgtagccttcgcgtgctataattgatagaggttataaatcaggtatataatatgaagtaatgcagtgATTCTTCGGTattaaaagcatatttaccttgaaatcaatcttacacagtgtttaagcagcagcagcttctgaagttcttaaaaaatcaagcgggcgccatcttaggatttgaactcaacaccgaatgtacgtacactatgcagatgtcaaaatgaacttaggcacctacgtgaatttcacgtaagtgcgatagatacgtgaatttcacgtaagtgcgatagtaaaaattaccgagtcactatttggtggttatgaatggtttgatgatctttatcttagtcaggtgaagtggaggtttggaatgatctacgtgatttttcacgtagcaatgacgtttggattttatTGAGTGCAGAATGTCACTGGAATTCCTTCGATGACTCCATCAGGAGTTCGTTcaagaatatcaaaagtttATGGTGGATTTCCACTAAaagttcctttagagattctaccaggaattcttttagaaattataTCAAGTTGTTGAgttgctctagggattccatcagaaattcttccagggattacatcagaagttcttcaaggtttccatcagaagtttctctagcgATTTAATCAGAAGTCTTTCAATAGATTTTATTAGGcgtttctgcagggattccatcagaagttcttccatggattccattTGAAATACAAGATTTCATTCATCATTTCACCAAATCCTCCTAAGGCTCCATCATGAACACcctctgggattccatcagaagttctgtcagaaattcttgtaaagctctcttcaggaatttctctaggattaGTCAAGGgactcctgcaggaatttttcaggggattcctccaggaattcttcaggagagtcctcccggaattccttaagaaattaatATCTTCAAGGATCCTCAAGGGTTATCGggaatccctcctgggattTACCAGACATTTCTTATAATAATTTTATCACCGGAATTACTCAaaagattccttccggaatttctcaaggaatctcTCATGGaatatctccagggattcttggtggttttcatgaattcctccagcaattttaccaaaaacttcttgTAAGTATTTCACAAGTAATTTGGTGATCCACCAGTATATCCTCCAGTGACTCTAtgaggagttccttctgggattcaacAAAGGAAGGAAAAAGGAATGTTTCAgtaattccaccagggattccttcaaaaattctgccaaaaaaatcctccagcgattcctctaaggattccaccagacgTTCCTCCATGGATTGAATCTGGAATTCACCTGGGTAATTCTCCATGATTTCCACCAGGAGAACCTTCAAGGATTCAGCTGAAATTGTCATAGGGATTCCactagaatttttttcagaagctcCACCAATATTTTTCCGGTGATTTTACCGGGAATTCAAAAACTAGAGgttcttccaaaaacattctggaaaaaaatcttcaagagtTTCATCAAGATTATCTCCACAGTTCTCATAACGAAAAGGATTAAACAAAGTATTTCTCTCAATGGTTTCAGGTTGAAACCCTGGaaggatttattttttgaaaatttgtggaaaaaacaTGCAACATTTTATTGtgaaagaaatcactggagaaattctcagAGAATTACCTGGAGATGTTGTGTGATATATCTCTGAGGGAATTTTCGAaccaatccctgaaggagtttctaaaGGCTTGTCTAAGTGGATTCCTTgtaaaaaatcctccaagaattactgGAAGGAATTTATGGATAATTTTctggtagattcttgaagtattttattacaaaaatccCAGGTCAAATGCCTCGTAGGTTCTCTTAAGGGGTACaagaaagaatctttgaagaaaatactggaagattttataaaacattgacggggttggtggtctgatggctaccgcttctgcttcatatgcagaaggtcatgggttcaatcccaggcccgtccctttcctcgtactttgtagttgtatatctctcacttgcttctatcttccattctaaatataccacactcaaactattcgttcatagcaaacgctagaaccagagacggacaagaaaccgtttccctaatgcttcctacttccacgcgcacgcctttcttacgcctgatacataggcagtctgctaaccacaaaagcaaacctctctgccatgcctttcccccaatccatacactcccgcatgaactgacgtggatgcagtggaatatacggtctacgtgggagtcagttcaatgtatcatcaattccttcccctttccctcattggtctgcattctgacgtggcaggtgccattgttgcctaaaaatagaagatcaccagcacttatacactgaggatgcctgttagtcccaagcagtcattcggttggtttcttgtgtaagtgcagctgatctggcgatactggagtgcatccacgggcggccaatcaagctcaagctcaatactGGAAGATTTTATAAAACAATTGATTTAAGATTCTCTAGAAGAATCCTCTGAAATTAACCTGGGGAACCCTTCAAAAAAATGCAAGCGGattctctaaaggaattcctggtggaatcccgtgtaggaagttttttgaattcttttaCAGTATGTCTTGTGCAATCCCTGAAGGCTTTCTTGtggaacccctggaggaattccttgatgattccttggagaaattctgggtagaatcaatgtaagagttcctggagtaaatctctgCATGTATTTCTGTACAATCCCTGCAAGAATGTTTGGATTAATAGCtataggatttttttagaggtattcctagggaaatcactagaagaatcactggaaaatTTATGATAGGAAGTAGGAACATTTCCTGATGGATTTTTTGTACTAATTTCTTGAGGGGGAACCCTAGGAGGAAGCCCTGAAAAAagcctggtgaaatccttgggggaatttctgctgatgaatttcttgagaagtatctgaaagtATTCGTGATGTGATTCCTGAATAATGCATGATGGAATCGTTGGAACtaacttcttgaagaattcctgaaggattctttgatgaaattgttatagcaatctctggaggaattcttggaggcagccttggagaaagttctgaaaaattactgaagaaatcacttgaaggtttttttggaaggaagtagtggaGGAAATGCAGAATGATTAGTTAAAGAACCTTCGAACCTTcgaatctctgggagaatttttcccggagaaatttctggttgaatctgtgaataaatttctagaggaattattgataaaattcctaaTAGAGTCCCAGGGGgatatctggaagaatccgTAGT
It contains:
- the LOC5564570 gene encoding seminal metalloprotease 1, yielding MLKLTIALVALFAVTAHCRIIPNTPDNVRRLEHLKPDELAEELSGQFEGDILLDELQQTELRKRTGVVLPQSLWPSGVVNYEIVEADFDTAQLIAIDDAIKDIERISCVRFVPRTASTVDYVRITGSDSGCFSYVGRRSGAQQLNLEPASPGTGCFRHGTILHELIHTLGFYHMHSASDRDQFVTIQWQNVREGAEANFQHYGTDKITDFGMGYDYGSIMHYSATAFSKNGQRTISPKVSSASIGQRFWMSENDIWRIWKMYGCS